DNA from Roseimicrobium sp. ORNL1:
AAAACTCTCCAGTGGGAAATCGGCGGCCCACATCACTCTCGGGAATCGCGCGCACGAATGCCGCGCCATCCCTCACGTCGTACTGGGCCGGCAGCGAGCCACTGCCATCATCACCGTTCATGGCGATGTGGTGTGAAACAAGAAACCTTGCAGGCTTACCCGCGAGGATGGTCACCGAAAGCAGCAGTTCATGCCGATGGTCTGGCGCAGCGGATGTCACTTCAATGACGCCAGCGTGATGCTTGTACAACCAGCGGCAAAAGTCCGGCCTCATCTCAAATGTCGAGGGCAGGCCCAGCAGCACCCACTTCCCCTCCATTTCGACAAAGAGTCGCTGCCCATGACTGCGAAAGAGTCCCAGATACGTGTGACAGGTGGAGAGGAAGCGATTGATGCTCACGTGACCTTGCGTGACCATCGAATGGAACACTCCACTCATCCAAGCCGTAGAAGCCAGGGAAGATTCGTCAGGAGTGAGGGCACCGCCAGTGCGCAAGAGGTGTCCATGCGGGCGCAGCACCTGGAGTTCCTTGCGCCTGCATACGACGTGATGACCGCGCTCCCCCGCGAAGAAGGAGAGCAAGTGGCCATCTTCATATTCCGCATCGCGCAGATCTGTTCCAAAGAAGTCACGCACGTCAGCATTATCCAGGTCGAGAGCTTCCAGCAGTGGAGCGGAAGCAAACAATCCGGCTGCAACGGTGGACGAAGCATGCCGTTCCTCCGCGGGCCATGGCGGACAGGCCGCCTCCGGCAGGGCCAATGCTGAATCAATCAACCTGGAGTCTCCAGTCGCCGTAGCTTCAGGTTTGTTCGCTTCAAACCATGCAAAAAATCCGCGCCGCACACGTGCTCCGGGCTGCAGCACCAGGCGCTCGTCCTGGATGGAAGGCATGGAGTGCTCGTGTTGCAGCCGGCTGCCGGGGAGATCTACTGCCAATGCGACAGGCTTATCTCCAGTGCGCGCACTGAATCCATGAACCTGCAGAGCATCCGTGGCATAAGCCACGCCTTCACCCAGGGAACCCATGACGGTCCACGGGCAGCGTCCACCCATGGACTGGTTCTGCCTTGTAGCCACTGCCACGCCTCGTGAGGCATGATGAAGAGGCGTGTGATCCAGGTACTGGCTCACATAATATTCGTTGAGCCGGATGGCTCCGTAGTGGGCGAGAGCAATATCCTGCACATGTACCAAGTCACATTCGACCTCCTCTGTTCCGTTGTTCTCCACTTCCACATGCCAGAACCACGCGGGCGAAGACTCTGCCAGCACGAGGCGCACACGGAAGGTCAATTCGGCCCAGTTTCCCATGGCGGTCATGCCCCGCTGTTCGAACCGGTAGGAAGCCGGGCTTTGCGGCCCCAGCAACGGAAGCACTTCGATGCTTTTCCCATGCCGCCGCAGAAAGATATTTGCAGGCCCTCCTTCCGCTTCATTCCCCAGGAAGAGATTGATCATGATGTCCCCATGATCGATTCGGCGGATGGAGCCATTCGAGTTCAACTCAATGCTCAGCCCGGAGGGACTGGAGGCGCGGAAGGGAAATGTCACGGATGCCTGCGTGTGCGTCATATGGGAAACTTCTGTGTCCTGGAATTCTTGATGGATGGTGGATGGCCTTACTTCAGTTCTGTCCACTTCCATGTCCCGTCCTCCTTCAGTTCGAGGCTGGTGTCATAGAGTGCGGGATCCGGCTCCTCTTCACCGATGGAGATGCAGGTGATGCCCCGGCTGGCCAGTACGGACAGGACTTTGTTGTGCACCGGGGTGCTCAAGACAGAGTCAAGGTTGTCCAGGAACACAAAACGCGGCCCCGAAAGAAGGACCCTCACCACAGACATCAATTGCTGCTTCGAAAGTGAAAGCACATCATGCCAGTCTCGTGCCACTTCGAAGTCATCGAGAGTTCTGAACTTGGACGACACCAGACCGACCTCGGCGAAGAGTTGCTGAAGATCCCGATTGGCAATTTCCTTCTCACGCCCCGGAGGGATAAGGACTTCACGCGCGGTTCCCACGGGCAGGTACGGCTGCTCGGGCAGGAATGCCACGGCCGCCTCTGGCGGCCGGGTGATCATGCCACCGCCTTCGTTGTGGAGGGAGGCAGACGCCCGGAAGAGGGCGACCCTGGCCGCCTGATTCGCACCATGTACCAGCAGATTTTTTCCCGGAACAATGGTTGCGTTCAGATCCCTGAGAATGACGTTTCCTGACTTGTCTGCTGACTGCAGTTCAAGGCCGGAATAGACGATTCGGTCCGTCCCTGTCAGGGACTTGATGGAGGGTGTTTCAGACTGCATGGATGCCCGTTCGGAGGCATCCACAAACTCACCAAGCCGGGTAACAACGGAAGCATAGGCAGAGATGGCCTGGAACTGGGTGACAACCAGCGAGAAGGCCGCGACCAGCGTGGCGAAGGCCATGGCCGACTGCCCAATGACACCAAAGTCGACCCCCTTGTTCATGAAGAGCGGCGCCACCAGCAGGGTGGGAATCAACTGGATCATGTAGTTGTATCCCGTGGTGAAAAACCCGAGGTTCCGGTTCACCGCGGTGATGCGCCGAAAGTTTGCCACCAACTGGTCAATGCGAGTCATCAACCTCTCACGCGTGGTGCCCTGGTTGGCAGTGAGCGCGATCCCGTCGGCATTCTCGCGGACGTGAATCAATTCAGACCGAAAATTCGCTTCATAGTCTGCCTGCTGATAGTTCAACCGGATGAGCGGGCGTCCGAGGAGGATGGTGAGGGTGGATCCGGCGGCGGCATAAAGCACCGCAACCACAAAGAGAGTCGGGCTGATAGTCCACAGCACACCGGAGAACGAGAGCGCGGTCACGGTACCGCTCAGAATCATCAGCAGGAAAGACAGCGTAGAGGTCGTAAGCTGCCTGATGTCCTCCGTCATGCGCTGATCGGGATTGGTGATCCCCTCTCC
Protein-coding regions in this window:
- a CDS encoding SbmA/BacA-like family transporter, which translates into the protein MNEKKRSTIRQVFRRLLRVTAMFFKSPVGGRAWFLAGALLVLMLCINGMNVLNSFVGRDFMSSIEARDRSGFVRYAWMYAGVFAGSTVVAVFFRFVEERLGLLWRDWLTHRIVGVYMDERIYLHLHGEGITNPDQRMTEDIRQLTTSTLSFLLMILSGTVTALSFSGVLWTISPTLFVVAVLYAAAGSTLTILLGRPLIRLNYQQADYEANFRSELIHVRENADGIALTANQGTTRERLMTRIDQLVANFRRITAVNRNLGFFTTGYNYMIQLIPTLLVAPLFMNKGVDFGVIGQSAMAFATLVAAFSLVVTQFQAISAYASVVTRLGEFVDASERASMQSETPSIKSLTGTDRIVYSGLELQSADKSGNVILRDLNATIVPGKNLLVHGANQAARVALFRASASLHNEGGGMITRPPEAAVAFLPEQPYLPVGTAREVLIPPGREKEIANRDLQQLFAEVGLVSSKFRTLDDFEVARDWHDVLSLSKQQLMSVVRVLLSGPRFVFLDNLDSVLSTPVHNKVLSVLASRGITCISIGEEEPDPALYDTSLELKEDGTWKWTELK